A genomic region of Vitis vinifera cultivar Pinot Noir 40024 chromosome 7, ASM3070453v1 contains the following coding sequences:
- the LOC100244237 gene encoding uncharacterized protein LOC100244237 isoform X2, whose protein sequence is MKLGFQQSDLDSSPGQSLDGSFRKSSKSGTSSHRMSSISASSKFVPSSKRVFKGLKDYARRIVDLELFTQSLEDWVVENSSADSNSREQSFRSPFSIDELCKLDFALEGVLFQQLFRMPCSPYTSDDLKEDEYLALEDFLHAMMDGLWRTFWHKNGPLPFFVACPRHPGSKFYSVEKAISRGRLGGLCGAALISKTGRDLQIHWDQVVEFALFKPDIMVGNELGFSSNTICEALFYGFHILLSRCLSKYSLVNSDSVFLLVVDSKFGGVVKFGGNLSKLELNTTNPYQSVAEWIKLHAEVSVSPVDRIWNKLGNANWGDQGTLQLLLATFYSIVQWNGPPRKSIASLASDHGLRLQKRRIECRLIENENMLVSFEQASHQQGEIVELDDNESPSFRKQASRLKLKQGEILLLDDQRQGQKSFQIQESLVGGNCLSYSAVSLEYPTELLTLYVGAHPSRLEPSWEDMSLWYQVQRQTKVLNILKQQGISSKYLPEIIASGRILHSGPCKKQSPGGRCDHPWCGTPILVTTPIGEPLSSIVARDGPFSSEDAIRCCRDCLAALRSAKMASIQHGDICPENIIRVLDTQGARSSFFYVPVSWGRAVLEDRDSPAMNLQFSSSHALQHGKLCPASDAESLVYLLYFVCGGTMQQQDSIESALQWRQRCWTKRSIQQQLGEVSALLKAFADYVDSLCGTPYPVDYDIWLKRLNRAVDGSGDRGKQIEEFPANVRVEDVAESSGTSGGGTSYSC, encoded by the exons ATGAAATTGG GTTTTCAACAAAGTGATTTGGACTCATCCCCAGGGCAAAGTTTGGATGGAAGTTTCAGGAAGTCATCTAAATCTG GTACCTCCTCTCATAGAATGTCTAGCATTTCAGCTTCAAGCAAGTTTGTTCCTTCTTCAAAAAGAGTGTTCAAGGGCTTAAAGGACTATGCACGTAGAATTGTCGACCTTGAATTATTTACACAAAGTCTTGAAGACTGGGTTGTTGAAAATTCTAGTGCAGATTCTAACAGTAGGGAGCAGTCTTTCAGGTCTCCCTTTTCAATTGATGAATTGTGCAAGCTTGATTTCGCATTGGAGGGTGTCTTATTTCAGCAACTTTTTCGTATGCCTTGTTCACCTTATACTTCTGATGATCTGAAAGAAGATGAGTATCTTGCTCTAGAAGACTTCCTCCATGCCATGATGGATGGTTTGTGGCGTACATTCTGGCATAAAAATGGACCATTGCCATTCTTTGTAGCTTGTCCCCGTCATCCTGGATCCAAGTTCTATTCTGTAGAAAAAGCAATATCGAGGGGAAGGCTCGGAGGGCTTTGTGGTGCAGCTTTGATATCAAAAACTGGGAGAGATCTACAAATTCACTGGGATCAGGTGGTGGAGTTTGCATTATTTAAACCAGATATAATGGTGGGAAATGAGTTGGGATTTTCTTCTAACACAATCTGTGAAGCCCTGTTTTATGGTTTTCATATTCTTCTTTCTAGGTGTTTGAGCAAGTACAGTTTGGTTAACAGTGATTCCGTTTTTCTTCTAGTTGTTGATTCTAAATTTGGCGGGGTGGTGAAATTTGGGGGCAACCTTAGCAAACTTGAACTTAATACTACTAACCCATACCAGTCTGTGGCAGAATGGATCAAACTTCATGCTGAAGTCAGTGTTTCCCCTGTGGACAGAATATGGAACAAGCTAGGCAATGCAAATTGGGGGGACCAAGGAACTCTGCAACTGCTTTTGGCAACATTCTACTCCATTGTCCAGTGGAATGGACCACCAAGAAAGTCGATTGCCTCCCTTGCCTCAGATCACGGCCTCCGTCTTCAAAAACGGAGGATAGAATGCCGCCTCATTGAGAATGAGAACATGCTAGTCTCTTTCGAACAGGCCAGCCATCAACAAGGAGAAATAGTTGAACTGGACGACAATGAAAGTCCATCTTTCAGAAAGCAAGCATCGCGTTTGAAGCTTAAGCAGGGTGAGATATTGCTATTGGATGATCAGCGGCAGGGGCAGAAAAGTTTCCAGATTCAGGAGTCTCTTGTAGGAGGGAACTGCTTGTCCTACAGTGCTGTTTCTCTAGAATACCCAACAGAGTTGTTGACTTTATACGTGGGTGCTCATCCATCTCGACTGGAGCCATCCTGGGAGGATATGAGTCTCTGGTACCAGGTACAAAGGCAAACCAAAGTACTAAACATCTTGAAGCAGCAGGGAATTTCAAGCAAATATTTGCCAGAAATAATTGCCTCTGGCAGAATCTTGCATTCTGGTCCTTGTAAAAAGCAGAGCCCAGGTGGGCGATGTGATCATCCCTGGTGTGGAACCCCAATACTTGTGACAACTCCAATTGGAGAGCCCCTTTCATCTATAGTTGCTCGGGATGGCCCATTTTCAAGCGAGGATGCAATCCGCTGCTGCAGAGACTGCCTAGCTGCTCTGAGAAGTGCAAAAATGGCATCTATTCAGCATGGGGATATCTGTCCTGAGAACATCATCCGTGTTTTAGACACACAAGGTGCAAGAAGCAGTTTCTTCTACGTTCCAGTCTCATGGGGCCGTGCAGTTCTTGAAGACAGAGATAGCCCAGCGATGAACTTGCAGTTCTCGTCTTCTCATGCACTTCAGCATGGTAAGCTTTGCCCAGCATCTGATGCTGAGAGCCTCGTCTACCTCCTCTACTTTGTTTGTGGTGGAACAATGCAGCAACAGGACTCCATTGAATCTGCACTGCAATGGAGGCAGAGATGCTGGACCAAGCGCTCGATCCAGCAGCAACTTGGTGAGGTTTCAGCTCTCCTGAAGGCATTTGCTGACTATGTGGACAGCCTCTGTGGCACCCCATACCCAGTGGACTATGACATTTGGCTGAAGAGACTGAACAGGGCTGTGGATGGCTCAGGAGACAGGGGGAAGCAGATTGAAGAATTCCCTGCCAATGTGAGAGTAGAGGATGTTGCTGAATCCTCAGGAACTTCTGGGGGTGGGACTTCATATTCCTGCTGa
- the LOC100244237 gene encoding uncharacterized protein LOC100244237 isoform X1, protein MKLGFQQSDLDSSPGQSLDGSFRKSSKSGFQPNDLDSSPGDSLDGSFRKSRSGTSSHRMSSISASSKFVPSSKRVFKGLKDYARRIVDLELFTQSLEDWVVENSSADSNSREQSFRSPFSIDELCKLDFALEGVLFQQLFRMPCSPYTSDDLKEDEYLALEDFLHAMMDGLWRTFWHKNGPLPFFVACPRHPGSKFYSVEKAISRGRLGGLCGAALISKTGRDLQIHWDQVVEFALFKPDIMVGNELGFSSNTICEALFYGFHILLSRCLSKYSLVNSDSVFLLVVDSKFGGVVKFGGNLSKLELNTTNPYQSVAEWIKLHAEVSVSPVDRIWNKLGNANWGDQGTLQLLLATFYSIVQWNGPPRKSIASLASDHGLRLQKRRIECRLIENENMLVSFEQASHQQGEIVELDDNESPSFRKQASRLKLKQGEILLLDDQRQGQKSFQIQESLVGGNCLSYSAVSLEYPTELLTLYVGAHPSRLEPSWEDMSLWYQVQRQTKVLNILKQQGISSKYLPEIIASGRILHSGPCKKQSPGGRCDHPWCGTPILVTTPIGEPLSSIVARDGPFSSEDAIRCCRDCLAALRSAKMASIQHGDICPENIIRVLDTQGARSSFFYVPVSWGRAVLEDRDSPAMNLQFSSSHALQHGKLCPASDAESLVYLLYFVCGGTMQQQDSIESALQWRQRCWTKRSIQQQLGEVSALLKAFADYVDSLCGTPYPVDYDIWLKRLNRAVDGSGDRGKQIEEFPANVRVEDVAESSGTSGGGTSYSC, encoded by the exons ATGAAATTGG GTTTTCAACAAAGTGATTTGGACTCATCCCCAGGGCAAAGTTTGGATGGAAGTTTCAGGAAGTCATCTAAATCTG GCTTTCAACCAAATGATTTGGATTCGTCACCTGGGGATAGTTTGGATGGAAGTTTCAGAAAATCTAGATCTG GTACCTCCTCTCATAGAATGTCTAGCATTTCAGCTTCAAGCAAGTTTGTTCCTTCTTCAAAAAGAGTGTTCAAGGGCTTAAAGGACTATGCACGTAGAATTGTCGACCTTGAATTATTTACACAAAGTCTTGAAGACTGGGTTGTTGAAAATTCTAGTGCAGATTCTAACAGTAGGGAGCAGTCTTTCAGGTCTCCCTTTTCAATTGATGAATTGTGCAAGCTTGATTTCGCATTGGAGGGTGTCTTATTTCAGCAACTTTTTCGTATGCCTTGTTCACCTTATACTTCTGATGATCTGAAAGAAGATGAGTATCTTGCTCTAGAAGACTTCCTCCATGCCATGATGGATGGTTTGTGGCGTACATTCTGGCATAAAAATGGACCATTGCCATTCTTTGTAGCTTGTCCCCGTCATCCTGGATCCAAGTTCTATTCTGTAGAAAAAGCAATATCGAGGGGAAGGCTCGGAGGGCTTTGTGGTGCAGCTTTGATATCAAAAACTGGGAGAGATCTACAAATTCACTGGGATCAGGTGGTGGAGTTTGCATTATTTAAACCAGATATAATGGTGGGAAATGAGTTGGGATTTTCTTCTAACACAATCTGTGAAGCCCTGTTTTATGGTTTTCATATTCTTCTTTCTAGGTGTTTGAGCAAGTACAGTTTGGTTAACAGTGATTCCGTTTTTCTTCTAGTTGTTGATTCTAAATTTGGCGGGGTGGTGAAATTTGGGGGCAACCTTAGCAAACTTGAACTTAATACTACTAACCCATACCAGTCTGTGGCAGAATGGATCAAACTTCATGCTGAAGTCAGTGTTTCCCCTGTGGACAGAATATGGAACAAGCTAGGCAATGCAAATTGGGGGGACCAAGGAACTCTGCAACTGCTTTTGGCAACATTCTACTCCATTGTCCAGTGGAATGGACCACCAAGAAAGTCGATTGCCTCCCTTGCCTCAGATCACGGCCTCCGTCTTCAAAAACGGAGGATAGAATGCCGCCTCATTGAGAATGAGAACATGCTAGTCTCTTTCGAACAGGCCAGCCATCAACAAGGAGAAATAGTTGAACTGGACGACAATGAAAGTCCATCTTTCAGAAAGCAAGCATCGCGTTTGAAGCTTAAGCAGGGTGAGATATTGCTATTGGATGATCAGCGGCAGGGGCAGAAAAGTTTCCAGATTCAGGAGTCTCTTGTAGGAGGGAACTGCTTGTCCTACAGTGCTGTTTCTCTAGAATACCCAACAGAGTTGTTGACTTTATACGTGGGTGCTCATCCATCTCGACTGGAGCCATCCTGGGAGGATATGAGTCTCTGGTACCAGGTACAAAGGCAAACCAAAGTACTAAACATCTTGAAGCAGCAGGGAATTTCAAGCAAATATTTGCCAGAAATAATTGCCTCTGGCAGAATCTTGCATTCTGGTCCTTGTAAAAAGCAGAGCCCAGGTGGGCGATGTGATCATCCCTGGTGTGGAACCCCAATACTTGTGACAACTCCAATTGGAGAGCCCCTTTCATCTATAGTTGCTCGGGATGGCCCATTTTCAAGCGAGGATGCAATCCGCTGCTGCAGAGACTGCCTAGCTGCTCTGAGAAGTGCAAAAATGGCATCTATTCAGCATGGGGATATCTGTCCTGAGAACATCATCCGTGTTTTAGACACACAAGGTGCAAGAAGCAGTTTCTTCTACGTTCCAGTCTCATGGGGCCGTGCAGTTCTTGAAGACAGAGATAGCCCAGCGATGAACTTGCAGTTCTCGTCTTCTCATGCACTTCAGCATGGTAAGCTTTGCCCAGCATCTGATGCTGAGAGCCTCGTCTACCTCCTCTACTTTGTTTGTGGTGGAACAATGCAGCAACAGGACTCCATTGAATCTGCACTGCAATGGAGGCAGAGATGCTGGACCAAGCGCTCGATCCAGCAGCAACTTGGTGAGGTTTCAGCTCTCCTGAAGGCATTTGCTGACTATGTGGACAGCCTCTGTGGCACCCCATACCCAGTGGACTATGACATTTGGCTGAAGAGACTGAACAGGGCTGTGGATGGCTCAGGAGACAGGGGGAAGCAGATTGAAGAATTCCCTGCCAATGTGAGAGTAGAGGATGTTGCTGAATCCTCAGGAACTTCTGGGGGTGGGACTTCATATTCCTGCTGa